One window of Alkaliphilus metalliredigens QYMF genomic DNA carries:
- the mreB gene encoding rod shape-determining protein, with translation MFGFGSDIGIDLGTASVLVFVKGKGIVLQEPSVVAIDKNTNNILAVGEEARRMLGRTPGNIVAIRPLKDGVISDYEVTEKMLRYFIQKTTGKRIFFKPKIIVCVPSGVTEVEKRAVVDATTEAGARTAYLIEEPIAAAIGAGLDISIPNGHMIVDIGGGTCDVAVISLGGIVVSTSIKVAGDKFDEAIIRHMRKRHNIMIGERTAENMKIEIGCAYPRAKEVTMDVRGRNLVSGLPVNIKISSEEILDALEESVSSIADAVHSVLEKTPPELAADISDQGIVMTGGGALLWGLDKLISKRTGIPVYIAEDAISCVAKGTGQALDSIHLLESGANAKRGGRR, from the coding sequence ATGTTTGGTTTTGGATCTGATATTGGAATTGATTTAGGTACTGCAAGTGTTTTAGTATTTGTAAAGGGTAAAGGAATAGTGTTACAGGAACCATCGGTGGTAGCCATTGATAAGAACACCAACAATATTTTGGCTGTAGGAGAAGAAGCAAGAAGGATGCTAGGAAGAACACCGGGAAACATCGTGGCCATTAGACCCCTAAAGGATGGTGTGATTTCTGATTATGAAGTGACAGAGAAGATGTTAAGGTACTTTATCCAAAAGACTACGGGAAAGCGCATTTTCTTTAAACCCAAGATTATTGTGTGTGTACCCAGTGGTGTAACAGAAGTTGAAAAACGAGCTGTAGTAGATGCCACCACAGAGGCTGGGGCCAGAACAGCGTATTTGATAGAAGAGCCTATTGCTGCGGCCATTGGAGCAGGATTGGATATTTCGATACCAAATGGGCATATGATTGTGGACATTGGAGGCGGAACCTGTGATGTTGCTGTTATTTCCCTAGGTGGAATTGTGGTCAGTACATCCATTAAGGTAGCTGGAGATAAGTTTGATGAAGCCATTATTCGCCATATGCGTAAAAGACATAATATTATGATTGGTGAAAGAACTGCTGAGAATATGAAAATCGAAATCGGTTGCGCATATCCTCGGGCAAAGGAAGTGACCATGGATGTTAGGGGGAGAAATCTTGTGTCAGGACTTCCTGTTAACATCAAGATTTCCAGCGAAGAAATATTAGATGCACTGGAGGAATCGGTATCATCCATTGCCGATGCCGTACATAGTGTGTTAGAAAAAACACCACCGGAGTTAGCTGCGGATATTAGTGATCAAGGGATCGTCATGACTGGTGGTGGTGCACTCTTGTGGGGGCTAGATAAGTTGATTTCAAAAAGAACAGGAATTCCTGTTTATATTGCAGAAGATGCGATTTCCTGTGTGGCTAAGGGAACCGGGCAGGCATTAGATTCCATACATCTTTTAGAATCAGGTGCAAATGCCAAAAGAGGTGGCAGACGATAA
- a CDS encoding efflux RND transporter permease subunit, whose product MIKWSVNHKSIIMLFVVLTLIVGGFLYGAMERQENPTVAAPVAVIKIIYPGATPEDIEKLIIKPVEDEMNRISDIKTIESFALDSIGIVKVTLKDLSDGKIDEAWNEVKSGLDTVKPLLPPDAHEPTMETDLASSYGIIIGLTSQDYTYQNLSEVANKLRDELITDPGVKAIDIDGEINDQIHINLDMIKLEQYTVSPTDIATAIKARNINIPGGNLVMDQVKIPVQVSGEYKDIEEIKNTIVAVSTETGAPIYLKNVADVVRIQEKKEIFASVNNEKALLIGVEYMDGQNIVAIGERLNTILDEFSMNQLYENMELITLTDQANFTKDAINLFEKNLLSAILLVVMVVVVTMGLRSAIVVSLPIPIVIVMVFIFMYLSGIPLHQVSIASLIISLSLLVANGIVVNDNINVYLEKGHDRLTACTKGIQEVKIPILTSTLTTVASFIPLAMMQGVSGKFVKSLPVLVSVALIGSYITALTVIPALGYKLLKVKEKDTEGKGIKTKIAKVLKVDGFSAYILNLYGRLLKGALKIPVLVILFFVGTLIASLWVIPSLGVQLFPPVERDQYVIDVTTQDGSDVEKTEKAAIMIGDLLKEDVTINDFAYKVGDGMLQYYVTFIPNDPASNKVQFLINGDRDEVSRIEKELSTKVPGVSINIRQLENAAPVTYPVQVRVSGQEISELRRIAEEIKDITHDVPGIKSIEDNYGYDSYKLNIRVNEEKANLVGVTNYDIASTVRMAVNGLTVSELKEEDIEKDAIPIILKIPDEKKQDRDVLNNIFITSQITDKNIPINQIAEIETETSLNKIVRRNGGRTITVGIFVESRYNSNEISKSVEELLKDYKLPDGYTIEFGGESEERSDAFDSMKVPAILAIVIIYLILVIQFGNLKEPLIIMGTIPLSFIGIIWGLKWMGYPIGFMALLGAISLMGVVVNNGIVLLDFIKLLVKEKDDVKEAIIEACKTRMRPIMIGMITTVISLIPLALSGGALWAPMATSIIFGMLVSSVLTLLVIPCAYFVIQGKEGLN is encoded by the coding sequence ATGATTAAGTGGAGTGTAAATCATAAAAGTATCATTATGCTATTTGTAGTTCTGACACTAATAGTGGGTGGATTTTTATATGGGGCTATGGAGAGACAAGAAAATCCTACTGTTGCAGCTCCAGTAGCTGTAATCAAGATAATCTATCCAGGTGCGACACCTGAAGATATAGAGAAACTCATTATAAAGCCTGTTGAAGATGAAATGAACAGAATTTCTGACATAAAAACAATAGAAAGCTTTGCTCTAGATAGTATTGGCATTGTTAAAGTGACATTGAAGGATCTAAGTGATGGAAAAATTGATGAAGCTTGGAATGAAGTAAAATCTGGGCTGGACACCGTAAAACCATTGTTGCCACCAGATGCTCATGAGCCAACGATGGAAACAGACCTTGCAAGTTCTTATGGTATCATTATAGGTCTTACTTCACAGGACTATACCTACCAGAACTTAAGTGAAGTTGCAAATAAATTGAGGGATGAACTGATAACAGATCCAGGTGTGAAGGCTATTGACATTGATGGAGAGATCAATGATCAAATCCATATCAATCTTGATATGATTAAGCTAGAGCAATATACTGTTTCTCCAACAGACATTGCCACCGCAATAAAGGCTAGAAATATTAATATTCCTGGAGGGAATCTTGTAATGGATCAGGTGAAGATACCGGTCCAAGTGTCGGGAGAATATAAGGACATTGAAGAAATCAAAAACACCATTGTAGCTGTATCCACTGAAACAGGGGCACCCATTTACTTAAAAAATGTTGCAGATGTGGTACGGATACAAGAAAAAAAAGAAATATTCGCCTCTGTCAACAATGAAAAGGCTTTGCTTATTGGTGTAGAATATATGGATGGACAAAATATCGTTGCCATAGGGGAACGATTAAATACCATCCTTGATGAATTTAGCATGAATCAGCTCTATGAAAATATGGAACTTATTACACTGACAGATCAGGCGAATTTTACAAAGGATGCTATCAACTTATTTGAAAAAAATCTTCTTTCTGCTATCCTACTAGTGGTTATGGTGGTAGTTGTAACAATGGGGCTTAGAAGTGCCATCGTTGTGTCTTTGCCCATCCCCATTGTCATAGTCATGGTATTTATTTTCATGTATTTATCGGGTATACCATTGCATCAGGTCTCAATAGCTTCACTCATTATATCTCTTAGTCTATTGGTGGCAAATGGTATTGTTGTCAATGACAATATCAATGTTTACCTGGAAAAGGGACATGACAGACTAACTGCTTGCACAAAGGGGATTCAGGAGGTGAAGATTCCTATTCTAACCTCTACCCTTACGACGGTGGCTTCCTTCATACCTTTGGCTATGATGCAGGGAGTTTCAGGGAAATTTGTAAAAAGTCTGCCTGTTTTGGTTTCGGTTGCTTTAATAGGTTCCTATATTACAGCCTTAACTGTTATACCTGCCCTAGGCTATAAGCTTTTAAAGGTAAAAGAAAAGGATACCGAAGGAAAAGGAATAAAAACAAAGATAGCAAAAGTTTTAAAAGTAGATGGATTTTCCGCATATATATTGAATCTTTATGGAAGGTTGCTTAAGGGAGCATTAAAGATCCCGGTTCTTGTGATATTGTTTTTTGTAGGGACTTTGATAGCAAGTCTATGGGTGATACCATCATTAGGGGTTCAGCTGTTTCCACCTGTAGAGAGAGATCAATATGTTATCGATGTTACGACACAAGACGGTAGTGATGTAGAAAAAACTGAAAAAGCAGCCATAATGATAGGTGATTTACTAAAAGAAGATGTGACTATTAACGACTTTGCATACAAAGTGGGTGATGGTATGCTGCAATATTATGTTACATTTATCCCAAATGACCCAGCTTCTAACAAGGTGCAATTTCTTATAAATGGTGATCGTGATGAGGTTAGTAGAATAGAAAAAGAATTGAGTACAAAGGTTCCAGGGGTCTCCATAAACATAAGGCAATTGGAAAATGCAGCACCTGTTACGTATCCAGTTCAGGTACGGGTATCAGGACAGGAAATATCGGAGCTGAGACGTATAGCAGAGGAAATAAAAGATATTACTCATGATGTGCCAGGCATAAAAAGCATAGAGGATAACTATGGATATGATTCCTATAAGCTTAATATAAGGGTAAACGAAGAAAAAGCAAATTTAGTGGGTGTTACAAACTATGATATCGCCAGCACTGTAAGAATGGCTGTTAACGGACTTACAGTTTCAGAGCTTAAAGAAGAGGACATAGAAAAGGATGCTATTCCTATAATTCTTAAAATTCCTGATGAAAAGAAACAAGATAGAGATGTTCTAAATAATATTTTTATTACTTCTCAAATTACAGATAAAAATATTCCTATCAATCAAATTGCTGAGATAGAGACAGAGACTTCTTTAAACAAAATAGTGAGAAGAAATGGAGGAAGAACCATTACTGTAGGAATATTTGTTGAAAGTAGGTACAACTCAAATGAAATTTCAAAATCTGTGGAAGAACTTTTAAAAGATTATAAATTACCAGATGGATACACCATAGAGTTTGGGGGAGAAAGTGAAGAACGTAGCGATGCCTTTGATTCTATGAAAGTTCCTGCTATCCTTGCAATTGTTATTATTTATCTCATTTTAGTGATACAATTCGGCAACTTAAAAGAACCTTTAATTATCATGGGAACAATTCCTTTATCCTTCATAGGGATTATATGGGGGCTAAAGTGGATGGGATATCCCATAGGATTTATGGCACTTTTAGGGGCTATAAGTTTAATGGGGGTTGTGGTTAATAATGGGATTGTCTTGCTGGATTTTATTAAACTTTTAGTAAAAGAAAAGGATGATGTGAAAGAGGCTATTATTGAGGCGTGTAAAACCAGGATGCGACCGATTATGATAGGCATGATTACCACGGTTATTTCACTGATTCCCTTAGCCTTATCTGGTGGTGCATTGTGGGCACCGATGGCTACTTCAATTATATTTGGTATGTTGGTTTCATCTGTTCTAACATTACTTGTCATTCCTTGTGCATACTTTGTTATTCAGGGGAAGGAAGGCTTAAATTAG
- a CDS encoding TetR/AcrR family transcriptional regulator — translation MARITEPEKMENIKKAVMGAIIEHGYTGMSIASISERAGVSPGYLYRHYSSKEELVQELVDSQMSKIFNSFIADIDTSSTIYEAAYKTIGKLFMKANEEPILAKFMASVVMDVRIPAKNKADNFKNILELASKCIELGKKTGEINQRVTATEVLTVSFTIPFRYLLISFELDKDKKFTQEEIKRITTICVNAMR, via the coding sequence GTGGCAAGAATTACTGAACCTGAAAAAATGGAGAATATTAAGAAGGCTGTAATGGGGGCGATCATAGAACATGGATATACGGGTATGTCCATTGCTTCAATCAGTGAAAGAGCTGGTGTATCACCAGGTTATCTATATAGACATTATAGTAGTAAAGAAGAGTTAGTACAGGAATTGGTAGATTCACAAATGAGTAAAATTTTTAACAGCTTCATAGCAGATATTGATACATCCAGCACGATTTATGAAGCCGCATATAAAACCATAGGAAAATTATTTATGAAAGCCAATGAAGAACCAATTTTAGCAAAATTTATGGCTTCAGTTGTGATGGATGTTAGGATACCAGCAAAAAACAAAGCTGATAATTTCAAAAACATCTTAGAACTAGCGAGTAAATGCATCGAATTAGGAAAAAAAACTGGTGAAATTAATCAAAGGGTAACTGCAACGGAAGTATTAACTGTTTCTTTTACGATACCCTTTAGATATTTATTAATCTCATTTGAATTAGATAAAGATAAGAAATTTACACAAGAAGAGATAAAAAGAATAACAACAATATGTGTTAATGCAATGAGATAA
- a CDS encoding M23 family metallopeptidase produces the protein MSNENNNKNNNDKKKDKKTLYQFLDKEGFYIILFLCVCIVAVTAIWVSNQSGDDFISEAPEDRGPDVTLVEGDGEEQEQEEDSRETAIVGESEEEGEPSEETSQNTEKLEEQEQIQEQESEKPIVEATPKQEEKPKTQEIIEDKDAKEEVAPTASSAQDMALPVVGKLGMSFADDRLVYHRTLEQWATHHGIDLHAEEGAPVKTVLTGEVVEVLNDSIIGITVTIDHGDGLMTRYSNLSTDAMVNVGDHVEKGKTISGVGKTSVNKREEGALLHFQVLKDNKPVDPQAYLPKLN, from the coding sequence ATGTCAAACGAAAATAATAATAAAAACAATAATGACAAAAAGAAAGACAAAAAAACATTGTACCAGTTTTTAGACAAGGAAGGATTTTATATTATTCTATTTTTATGTGTATGTATTGTTGCAGTGACCGCAATTTGGGTATCGAATCAAAGTGGAGATGACTTTATTAGTGAAGCTCCTGAGGATCGAGGCCCTGATGTTACCTTAGTGGAAGGTGATGGGGAGGAGCAAGAACAAGAAGAGGACTCTAGGGAAACGGCTATTGTAGGTGAATCTGAGGAGGAAGGGGAACCCTCTGAAGAAACCTCTCAGAACACTGAAAAACTTGAAGAGCAAGAGCAAATACAAGAGCAGGAAAGTGAAAAACCAATCGTAGAGGCAACACCAAAGCAAGAAGAGAAACCGAAAACACAGGAAATCATAGAAGACAAGGATGCTAAAGAAGAAGTGGCACCTACAGCTAGCAGTGCCCAAGACATGGCACTGCCTGTGGTTGGGAAGTTAGGCATGTCCTTTGCCGATGACCGTCTTGTTTATCATCGAACACTAGAGCAATGGGCAACACATCATGGGATTGACCTTCATGCTGAAGAGGGTGCACCGGTCAAGACAGTCTTAACTGGAGAGGTTGTTGAGGTCCTTAATGACTCCATCATTGGGATTACCGTGACCATCGATCATGGGGATGGATTGATGACAAGATACAGTAACCTGTCTACCGATGCCATGGTCAATGTAGGAGATCATGTAGAAAAGGGTAAAACCATTAGCGGGGTAGGAAAAACCTCAGTCAATAAAAGAGAAGAAGGGGCACTACTTCATTTCCAAGTATTGAAGGATAACAAACCAGTAGATCCACAGGCTTATTTACCTAAACTAAATTAA
- a CDS encoding YwmB family TATA-box binding protein — MKKIATMAIIFSLFFGLVYYASAYFIKDQENIGDVEIHGIIQAFEISESRLLEYNTNTTLSIPDTFWSIEEMRIIKKDLIKAFELNGQRKDIINYEHHDPYFIEDYEEIEGDVIYSNEIQEEGYRQITLTAIENSGKISVIILQATEFDGEKEAHIIVDIVQNKEYKGIVETCNQSEGILSKYGMDMETTIIIVGTYDEEIETKAQLAKLEEVLHAVMGQKVEQVQDEHYTMLTGYTSLIPQAIQYDGKTVNLQLAMRYNSYENRTYLWIATPLITTTY, encoded by the coding sequence ATGAAAAAGATAGCAACCATGGCAATTATTTTTTCGTTGTTTTTTGGACTGGTTTATTATGCATCAGCCTATTTTATAAAGGATCAAGAAAATATTGGAGATGTGGAAATCCATGGAATTATCCAGGCATTTGAAATAAGTGAGAGTCGTTTATTGGAATATAACACCAATACAACTTTATCTATCCCTGACACATTTTGGTCCATTGAGGAAATGAGAATCATAAAAAAGGATTTGATCAAAGCCTTTGAACTTAATGGCCAGAGAAAAGATATAATAAATTATGAGCATCATGACCCTTATTTTATTGAAGATTACGAAGAGATAGAGGGAGATGTTATTTATTCTAACGAGATTCAGGAGGAAGGATATCGACAAATAACATTGACTGCCATTGAAAATAGTGGGAAAATATCTGTAATTATCCTACAAGCAACGGAGTTTGATGGAGAAAAAGAAGCACATATTATTGTTGACATTGTCCAGAATAAAGAGTATAAAGGTATAGTGGAAACATGTAATCAAAGTGAGGGAATTTTATCGAAATATGGAATGGATATGGAAACCACTATTATAATTGTGGGGACCTATGACGAAGAGATAGAAACGAAAGCACAGTTGGCGAAGCTAGAAGAAGTTTTACATGCTGTTATGGGACAAAAAGTCGAACAAGTACAGGATGAGCATTACACAATGCTAACAGGATATACATCCTTGATACCCCAAGCAATTCAGTATGATGGAAAAACTGTCAACTTACAGCTGGCAATGCGCTATAATTCATATGAAAACCGAACTTATTTATGGATTGCAACCCCTTTGATTACCACCACTTACTAA
- the spoIID gene encoding stage II sporulation protein D — MRRIFFTVIAFAVATLLIPMLIIRSCDLSTPEEDKSRDPAVVESDLKVNVYNHDTGEIMELSLEDYVTNVVAAEVPAAFEVEAIKAQAVAARTFTIWRRYLYGEEGHPNYPGAILSTSHRDSQEWLSEEQLLERHGSRWMNDYWPKIQEAVEETQGVIMTYNMQPIEPLYHSTSGGMTENSEDVFASAVPYLRSVSSPYEERSPVLIDEKIVSIKEFIDTIKDRYPRIELNQSNLDRQIDILERSSGGRITRIKVGSEELTGREIREFFELRSADFEMNFSQNNVTFITKGYGHGVGMSQWGANGMAEQGYSFEKILEHYYQGVTLSRLVTYRE, encoded by the coding sequence ATGCGGCGTATTTTTTTTACAGTAATTGCTTTTGCGGTGGCGACACTGCTCATTCCTATGCTGATTATTAGGAGCTGTGATTTATCCACTCCTGAGGAGGACAAGTCACGGGATCCAGCGGTGGTTGAATCGGATTTAAAGGTGAATGTGTATAACCATGATACTGGGGAAATCATGGAGCTCTCATTGGAAGATTATGTGACAAATGTTGTTGCAGCTGAAGTGCCGGCTGCCTTTGAAGTGGAAGCCATCAAAGCCCAGGCTGTTGCCGCAAGAACATTTACAATTTGGAGGCGATATCTATATGGGGAGGAAGGACATCCAAACTATCCTGGTGCCATTTTATCAACAAGTCATAGGGATTCCCAGGAATGGTTATCGGAGGAACAATTATTAGAACGTCATGGAAGCCGATGGATGAATGATTATTGGCCTAAGATCCAAGAGGCGGTGGAAGAAACCCAGGGTGTGATTATGACCTATAACATGCAGCCCATTGAACCCCTATATCACTCCACCAGTGGTGGCATGACGGAAAACTCAGAGGATGTGTTTGCATCAGCAGTCCCTTATCTACGGAGTGTTTCCAGTCCATACGAGGAGAGATCCCCTGTGCTTATTGATGAAAAAATAGTATCGATTAAAGAATTCATTGATACCATAAAAGACAGATATCCTAGAATAGAATTAAACCAAAGTAACCTAGACAGACAAATAGACATTTTAGAAAGAAGTAGCGGAGGAAGAATCACAAGAATTAAGGTGGGGAGTGAAGAACTAACTGGACGAGAAATTCGAGAATTTTTTGAACTGCGCTCTGCAGATTTTGAGATGAATTTTAGTCAAAATAATGTGACGTTTATAACAAAGGGATATGGCCATGGGGTTGGTATGAGCCAATGGGGGGCTAATGGAATGGCAGAACAGGGGTACAGCTTCGAGAAAATTTTAGAGCATTATTATCAAGGGGTGACATTAAGTCGATTGGTGACCTATAGAGAGTAG
- a CDS encoding efflux RND transporter periplasmic adaptor subunit, whose protein sequence is MKRITSILLISLLILTGCTAEHIEEEKEVVKKVYTKTIEASAYSNDLTLSGNVVPTQMVKLSFKIPGVVSNVLVNEGDVVKEGQPIATMEQGDYLIRVKASQAELEAARLQIETEIPAKTNQAKAQYELTKIKYDRVKALFEQGAVSQSQLDEISTKLIVDENTYNQAVDAKEVAETKLQMAEASLDLANANISDTTIYSPIDGVILQKIVASGETTSGGHPIVVIGEVNKVWAEIGVSDEYINALRIGQKSDVYIYGIDKTVEGIIDEIAFLADTKTRTFPVKILLNNPNGELKPGMITKVNLNLSNKEKMLIPLSSVLQLSTGSAVYVYSEETQTVSMRMIETGEIVKDKIEVIEGLELDEKIVIEGQFLLREGEQVVVEELIV, encoded by the coding sequence ATGAAGAGAATAACATCAATTCTACTTATTAGTCTTCTAATATTAACAGGCTGTACTGCTGAACACATAGAAGAAGAAAAGGAAGTTGTTAAGAAGGTTTATACAAAAACGATAGAGGCTTCAGCATATTCTAATGACTTAACCCTGAGTGGCAATGTAGTTCCAACTCAAATGGTTAAGCTATCCTTTAAAATCCCTGGAGTTGTTTCCAACGTTTTAGTTAATGAAGGAGATGTTGTAAAAGAGGGTCAACCTATTGCCACAATGGAACAAGGAGATTATTTAATTAGGGTTAAGGCGTCACAAGCAGAGTTAGAAGCAGCTAGACTACAAATTGAAACGGAAATTCCAGCTAAAACGAATCAGGCGAAAGCACAATATGAACTTACAAAGATAAAGTATGATAGAGTCAAAGCTCTATTTGAACAGGGGGCTGTTTCTCAGTCTCAATTGGATGAAATTTCTACAAAATTAATCGTCGACGAAAATACTTATAATCAAGCAGTAGATGCAAAAGAAGTTGCAGAAACAAAACTTCAAATGGCAGAGGCATCTCTTGACTTAGCAAATGCTAATATAAGTGATACGACAATTTACAGTCCTATAGATGGGGTGATTTTACAGAAAATAGTAGCGTCAGGGGAAACAACAAGTGGGGGGCATCCTATCGTCGTAATTGGTGAGGTAAACAAGGTTTGGGCGGAAATCGGTGTCTCGGATGAATATATAAATGCTTTGCGTATCGGTCAAAAATCGGATGTTTATATTTATGGTATAGATAAGACTGTGGAGGGAATCATTGATGAGATTGCGTTTTTAGCAGATACAAAAACCAGAACATTTCCTGTGAAAATTTTACTAAATAATCCTAATGGAGAACTAAAACCAGGGATGATTACGAAGGTAAACCTTAATTTAAGCAATAAGGAAAAAATGCTGATTCCTTTATCCAGTGTCCTACAGCTATCTACTGGTTCAGCTGTTTATGTTTACTCAGAAGAGACTCAAACGGTTAGTATGAGAATGATTGAAACGGGGGAAATCGTAAAGGATAAAATTGAAGTGATTGAAGGATTGGAGCTTGATGAAAAAATAGTTATTGAGGGGCAGTTCCTTCTTCGTGAGGGAGAGCAGGTTGTGGTAGAGGAGCTGATAGTATGA
- the murA gene encoding UDP-N-acetylglucosamine 1-carboxyvinyltransferase, translated as MGKIIVEKSGPLQGTIRVSGAKNSVLPILAASLLATEQCTLEDVPALKDVEVICEVLTSLGADVRRISRDKIEVSAADIDNFEAPYELVRKMRASFLVMGPLLARLGKARISMPGGCAIGTRPIDLHLKGFKALGAKITMGHGFVEAKADQLIGSRIYLDFPSVGATENIMMAAVLAKGQTVIENAAEEPELIDLANFLNKMGADVRGAGTDTIKINGVDKLGGAVHPVIPDRVEAGTYMIAAAITGGNLFIDNVMVDHLKPIMAKLRECNIEVSEEGNGVRVIAENRPKAVDIKTMPYPGFPTDMQAQFMALMCVAEGTSVITETVFENRFMHVSELKRMGADIKIEGRSTVIEGRTDLQGAPVKATDLRAGAALILTGLVSEGKTEISDIYHIDRGYVDIEEKLRNVGAIIYREE; from the coding sequence GTGGGCAAAATCATTGTAGAAAAAAGTGGACCATTACAAGGAACCATTCGGGTAAGTGGCGCTAAAAATTCAGTTTTACCGATTCTAGCCGCCTCCTTATTAGCCACAGAACAATGTACACTAGAAGACGTTCCTGCCCTCAAAGATGTAGAAGTCATTTGTGAAGTACTCACATCCTTAGGCGCCGACGTAAGAAGGATTTCCAGGGATAAAATAGAAGTGAGTGCTGCAGATATTGATAATTTTGAAGCACCCTATGAATTAGTGAGAAAAATGAGAGCGTCCTTTTTAGTCATGGGACCATTATTAGCTCGATTAGGGAAGGCTCGAATTTCAATGCCTGGAGGGTGTGCCATTGGCACCAGACCTATTGACCTGCATTTAAAAGGGTTTAAAGCATTAGGAGCAAAGATTACAATGGGGCATGGCTTTGTAGAAGCAAAGGCAGACCAGTTAATAGGAAGTCGTATTTATTTAGATTTTCCCAGTGTTGGGGCAACAGAGAATATTATGATGGCTGCAGTTTTAGCTAAGGGGCAGACAGTTATTGAAAATGCTGCTGAAGAGCCAGAGTTAATCGACCTAGCCAACTTTTTAAACAAAATGGGTGCTGATGTGAGAGGCGCTGGAACAGATACCATTAAGATTAATGGGGTAGACAAATTAGGAGGCGCTGTTCATCCAGTGATTCCAGATAGAGTGGAAGCAGGAACCTATATGATTGCGGCAGCCATTACCGGAGGAAACCTATTCATCGATAACGTGATGGTAGATCATCTCAAGCCTATCATGGCTAAGCTCAGGGAATGTAATATTGAAGTCAGCGAAGAAGGAAATGGTGTCCGGGTTATTGCGGAAAACCGTCCTAAGGCAGTGGATATCAAAACCATGCCTTATCCAGGGTTTCCCACGGATATGCAGGCCCAGTTTATGGCCTTGATGTGTGTTGCTGAAGGAACCAGTGTCATTACCGAAACCGTATTTGAAAATCGTTTTATGCATGTCAGTGAGCTCAAGAGAATGGGTGCTGACATCAAAATAGAAGGGCGTAGTACTGTCATTGAAGGACGGACTGATCTCCAGGGAGCTCCTGTAAAGGCAACGGATTTAAGGGCTGGAGCAGCCTTGATTTTAACAGGACTTGTATCTGAAGGTAAAACAGAGATCTCAGATATTTATCATATTGACAGAGGCTATGTGGATATTGAAGAGAAGCTACGAAATGTAGGAGCAATTATATATCGAGAAGAATAA
- the spoIIID gene encoding sporulation transcriptional regulator SpoIIID, with protein sequence MKDYIEKRAVEIANYIINQGATVRQTARVFGVSKSTVHKDVTERLPKINPLVANQVKDILDTNKAERHIRGGKATRMKYKSKDRRVQ encoded by the coding sequence TTGAAGGACTATATAGAAAAGCGAGCCGTTGAAATCGCAAACTATATTATAAATCAAGGAGCCACCGTCAGACAAACAGCTCGTGTATTCGGGGTGAGTAAAAGTACAGTCCACAAAGATGTTACAGAGAGACTTCCGAAGATTAACCCTCTAGTGGCTAATCAAGTGAAAGATATACTTGATACCAACAAGGCAGAAAGACACATAAGAGGTGGAAAAGCCACGAGGATGAAATATAAAAGCAAAGATAGAAGAGTGCAGTGA